TTCTTGCATTATTGCGTAAGCAAATCACTTCATCAATTTCGTcagctttggtttcctcatccataaaataccCACCAGTGTTGGTGTCAGAACTGGAGGCGGTGAGACAAGCCCAGGACTGTGCCTGGCCTCGAGAAAACTGTTGGTTAAACAGAGGTGCAGCCCTTAGTTCTGGCAACTTTagttttctcctcccttccctgtggGCCTGGCTTCCTGATCACCCACCCACCGAGAGGCGTCCTCCCCAGCAAGGCCGCTTCAAGGGGATCAGAAATATATCTGATCTTTACCATGGGGAAAGATTTGGTCAGGACCTCagcttggaaaaacaaaaaatgaaacaaacgaTGATAAAATAGGTATTTTATCTGCTTTTTTATAtgtatgtctattttttatttttatttatttatttttgagacaaaggcaCGCtcttgtggctcaggctggagtgcaggcacgatctcagctcactgcagcctctgccaccagggttcaagtgattctcctgactcaggctcctgagaacctgggattacaggtgtgcaccaccacacagggctaatttattgttgttgtattttcagtagagacagggttttgccatattgaccgggctggtcttgaactcctggcctcaagtcatccacctgcctcaacctcccaaagtgatgggattacaggggtgagccactgcacctggcctttaatttgttgttgttgttgttgttgtttagataCAGGggcttgctctgacacccaggctgaagcacagtggcacaatcacagtttactgcagcctcacactcctggactcaagcgatcctcccgcccagtctgggactacaggttcaagcaaccacacctggctaatgtttaaattttttttgtctagatcggtctcactgtgtggcccagactggtcttgaactcctggccccaagcaatcctcccacctcggcctcccaaagcactgggattagaggtgtggtATTTTATACCGTATTCAGTAACTGCAACTGAATAAGCAGAAGGGGTGAGGGTTGGTGATGCACAGAACAGAACTAGTTTAGAGCAgcaatggttttcttttctttttctttctttcttttttttttgagatggagcctttcactgtcactcaggctggagttcagtggagcaatctcgactcactgcagcctctgcctcccagattcaagcaattcttctgcctcagtctcctgagtagctgggattaccggcatgtgccaccattccctgctaatttttatattttctatagagactgggtttcaccatattgcccaggctggtctcaaactcctgatctcaagtgatccacttgcctctgtctccgcctcccaaagtgctgggattacaggcctgagccactatgcctggctatccAGTGATTTTTGGAAAGTCTCTGTCAGTGTTTTGATGGCCAGCTTATTCTCTCGACAAGCATCTGTTCCCTTATGATTTTCTCTTATCTCTAAGGGAACTGCCTCTCACATAGCCACTTCTGCATATGTGGGACAGCTCTCCCTGCCACTTGTGGCCTTCATGACAAGTTACATCCTTTTCAAGACTTGCAGCTTCACTTTGCACCTTCATATCTGCATTTTAGGGAAACATCTGTTCTCAAGGCAAAGGCTTTTTCAGGCTACATGTTGGCAGCAATGCTAGGGTGAGCAGTGAGGATGTGTTCATAGTGAATATTTGCTTTCCGGTGCAACCTCCTAACCAGGGAAGGGTCTCCGTGAATAACAGAGGACACTCTGTACCTaagctacacttttttttttttttttttttgagacggagtttcactgtggttacccagactggagcgcaatggcacgatctcgtctcaccgcaacctccgccttctgggttcaagcaattctcctgcctcagcctcccaagtagctgggactacaggcatgtaccaccatgcccagctaatttttgtatttttagtagagacggggtttcacctcgttgaccagtgtggtctcgatctcttgacctcgtgatccacccgcctcggcctcccaaagtgctgggattataggcgtgagccaccttgcccggccttctttttttttttttgagacagagtcttgctctgtagtccaggctggagtgcagtggcgccatctcggctcactgcaacctctgcctcctgggttcaagcaattctcatgcctcagcctcccgagtagctgggattatgggcacccgccaccacgcccagctaatttttgtatttttggtagaggcagcgtttcaccatgttggccaggctggtctctaacacctaggctcaagtgatccacacgcctctgcctcccaaagtagtgggattacaggcatgagtcactgcgcccagccctaagTTATATTTTTTTGGTCCCAGCTATAAGGTCACCCTTGCACCCTGGACCGCACCCTGTCTCCTGTCATGAGACAGGGCTGTCCCGCCGCACTGTGTCCACCCATCTTGAGGACTCTTCCGCCAGAGTCCGACCAGGTGGTTTCTGACCAAACAGTCAGCAGGAAACCGAGAGTTCCTCTTGCACTTGGCCTTTTGCAAACCTGTTCTTGGCCAAGGCCAGGGCAATATGCAACCAGACATCAGCTCCTGCAACTTCCCCCCAGCAGAACCCACATCCTCCGGTCCTCAATCTAGAAATACCCCCGGGGCGGAGCCCGGCCCACCCAGCATCCCTGCAGAGCCTCGGTCCACTCCAAGCAACATTTATTGAGGGTGGCGGGAGCGGCGCTGGGCAGGGGCCCAGACACCAGGTTCTATAGAACACGTATATACAGGGACCGGACGGGAGCCGGCGGAGGGGCCCAGACGCTAGCTGGGACTGCGGTCCAGATTCAGACGGCAGACGCCAGTTTCCGCTTGGTGCTCTCGCTGCAGCGGTTCAAGATGAGGTCGGCGCTGGGCCGCGGGGGCACCGCCGGCTGCGGCTTAGCGCGCTGGGTCTGCGGCTCCTCCTCTGCGGGAGGAGAGCCGGGGCCGGGTCAGAGGCCCCGCCCTGCACACTGGCCCCACCCACCGCCCTCTGGTCCCGCCCACCGCACTCTCTGGCCCCGCCCACCGAGCGCTCTCCCGCTCCGCGCTCTGGCTTCGCCTCCTGGTCGTGCCTCTCCCTCTGACTCCGCCTCTTAGGGATCTCCCCGCCCCCTAGCGCTGGCCCCTCCTCTGATCCCGCCTCTCTCGCTAACTCCGCCCCTACGGGGGtcgcccgccccgcccctccgTCCCCCAACCCGCTGCATTCACCGAGCGGGCTCCGGGGGCTCTGCGGTCCCGGCCGCGCCTGGCGGCGTCGCTGCTGCAGAAAACGGACGCTGTTGCGGCGATAGGCGTCCTGGGTGAGGCGCTTCCGCGACCGCTGGTGGATGCTCTGCACGTTGCGGATGGACGACCTGCCCCGGCGGGAAAGGGCGTCGTCAGAGCCCGAGCATGCCCATCCCAGGGTTTCGGATGGGCACCCCTGGACCGAGGAAGTGGGGGGCGGGCGGGGCAAGAGGCGGCTGCCACCTTCACGACACGGACCCTTGCCCTGCCGCAGAGCCCGGGCGGTTCCCAGGACTGCCCATCCGCAAGGCTCCCGGGCATCGCCGCTTTCCTTCCGCCCCCGTGCCAGCCACACACCGCGGCCAGGTGTGTCCAGCCCCTTTCCCGGTGAGGGTCCTGCCTCTTCTGCCAGGCTGAGAGACCCCCTTCCCCTGGCACTGCCAAGCTACGGCCTAGACAGAGCGAACCCGTGGTGCGCTCCCCTCGACCCTGCCCAGCCCCGGGGACCCCCGTTCACCTGCGGGGCGGCGCCCCCCGCTTGATCTGGCGTTGGGCCTGGGACAGGTCTTGCCCCGACTTTTGCAGGTACATGGACGGGAAGTAGCCTGTGACGTCGTCTTTCCTGCAACAGAGGCAGCCCTTGAGGCTGGGTCAGTCACCTGGGGGGCGCTCAGAGGCGGGGGTTTCAGGGCTCTCTCTGAACAGCTGGGGTTAAGACAGGCTGAGACGTTGCAAACAACCAGACCCCTgcctctgtgggcctcagtttcctggtcTGTGCAACTGAGACCCTTCCAGCTCTCCTTCCACAGTCTAGGCAGGGGTGGAGGTTAGCAGGTCCAGGTCACCGCAGGGAACAGGTATTTGCTATAAGATATTGGCAAGAATGGGCAGGGcacagtcgctcacgcctgtaatcccagtactttgagaggtctaggtgagaggatcgcttgaggccgggagttaaagaccagcctgggcaacatagcaagacccctatctctGCACCtcccaaaaaaaattaaagaaaaaagaagacattggCAGATTCTATTTGTCAATTTGTCTTGTATGTTAACTGCCTTCTGTCTCCTACGAACCTTGGCCTGCCTCCAAGTCACCAAATTCTATGCTTTCTTCTAAATGGTTTTTTTTCAAAGGCagaatttttctcttgttgccaagCCTGGAGTGCGATGgctaatctcagctcattgcaacctctgcctcctgaattcaagtaattcttccgcctcagcctcccacttagctgagattacaggcatgcaccaccacgcctgtttttttttgttttgttttttggttttcgtttttaggtagagatgggatttcaccacgttggtcatggctggtctctaactcctgacttcaagtgatccacccacctcgacctcccaaagtactgagattacaggcgtgagctttGAGTCTGGCCCCAAATGCTTtttagtttcaggttttacactTGGAAAAACCTGTGATCCATCTGAAGTAAACGTCTGTGTACAgtgtgaggtaggggtccaggtttgttttttgttttttttcagtatGGATATCCACctgtttcagcaccatttgttgaaaagagttTCTTTCCATTCTCAATATTATATttgggagtaaaaaaaaaaaaaacaaggccgggcgcggtggctcaagcctgtaatcccagcactttgggaggccgaggcgggtggatcaagaggtcaagtgatcgagaccatcctggtcaacatggtgaaaccccgtctctactaaaaatacaaaaattagctgggcatggtggtgcacacctgtaatcccagctactcgggaggctgaggcaggagaattgcctgaacccaggaggtggaggttgcggtgagccgagattgcaccattgcactccagcctgggtaacaagagcgaaactgtctcaaaaaaaaaaaaaagttacaaaattaaaaaaaaaaaaaaaaaaactttgcataATACAAAGTTTACATAAAACCCTAATTCCTAacgctgggtaaggtggctcacgcctgtaatcccagcactttgggaggccgaggcaggtggatcacgagatcgagaccatcctggtcaacatggtgaaaccccgtctctactaaaaatacaaaaaatcagctgggcatggtggcgcgtgcctgtaatcccagctactcaggaggctgaggcaggagaattgcctgaacccaggaggcggaggttgcggtgagccgagatcgcgccattgcactccagcctgggtaacaagagcgaaactccgtctcaaaaaacaaacaaacaaagcctaaTTCCTggctggtgggaggatcacaggaAGATTGTCAGAGACACAGGATGGGGGTTAACGGAGTGTGTGTCTAAAAGGCTGAGAAATGCTGCCTcaaagcccccccccccccacccaggACCACGCTGTGGGTATGCATGTTGTGGTCCTGGCTTTAAGATATGCTTGCTGTGGGGCGCCGGGCTGGCCCTGTGACCTAGAGCTCTGCAGATGACAGCAAAGGCCcagcatggaggctcatgcctgtaatcccagtgctttgggaggccaaagcaggaggatttcttgaggccaggagtttaagaccagtcttggcagcatagtgagaccctatccctacaaaaaaattaaaaaacattagctggacgtggtggtactcacctgtagtcccagcgacttgggaggctgaggtgggaggatcacttgagctatagtgagccatgattgtgctccagcctgggagtcagagcaagaccctgtctcaaaaaataaataaactggtaaAAAATGAAGACATGGGAAAGGACCTGGGAGGCCCTGTGGCTCCAGGGGATGGCTCCACAAGCCGCTAGAATTCTGTGTTCCCCagaaccagaagaaaaaaaattagtatttgtgCATTCGTTTGGAGGACAAACAGATGGGAACTGCAatggaagctttttttttaagagacacgaTCTTGCTTCatcaacaggctggagtgcagtggtgcagtcatagctcactgcagcctccaacttttggggtcaagcagtcctcccacctcagcctcccaagtagctggggctacaggtgtgtgcaaccatgtccagctaatttttaatttttttttttttgtagagacaggggtctcctatgttacccaggttggtcttgaacttgtagCCTTGAGTAatcttcccactttggcttcccaaagtgttgggattataggcatgagacccCGCACCTGACTATAAGAAACCTTTAAAAGGAAACAGGATTATAaaaagaatgtaattttttttctttgagacagagtctcgctctgtcgcccaggctggagtgcaatggcgagatctcggctcactgtaacctccacctccagggttcaagcaattctcttgcctcagcctcccaaattgctaggattacaggcgtgtgccaccacacctggctaatttttgtatttttggtagagacagggttttgtcatgttgtccagggtggtctcagacttctgacctcacgtgatcatcccacctcagcctcccaaagtgctgggattacaggcctgagccagctcACCCAGCAAGGAATGTAATCATTTATCCAACAGTTCACACCATGTTGCCGGAGACGGAATAATAACATATGGTTAGGAAGAGACCCTAAATCACAAAGGGAAAATGCACTCTCGGACGAGGACATTGGACCACACGGCAGGCAAGGGTGGGCTTATCCCTCCCTGCTATTGAAATGGAAACTGAGCCCAGAGAGATGCAGTGGCTTACCCAGAGTCCCAGAGACAAGTCACCCCAGACCCCCAGACACTCCCGCCCTGGCTGAGGCTGACTCTCAGGTGGGTGCCCTAGATGGAGAGGGCCCTCCTACCTGATGACCCACCAGCCGTCCAGGAGCTTGTGAATGACCTCAATGGCCTCGCCCTCGAGCAGAGACACCTCGTCCCCCTCCACAGCAGTATAGGACTTGATGGCAACGTACGGCTCGCCTGGTCCACAGCGGGGGCACAGGGCACAGTGTGAGGTCTACCCAGCCCAGGGCTCACCACCCCTCCCTTCTTCTCATCACTGCACCTGGGCTTCCTCCAGCCACTCCAGACCCACCCAGGGCTCACAATTCCCTTTCTTCTGGGTCTCTTCCCTCCACCCACCCTGCTCTATCCCAGGCTCCCTCTGCAAGCTCCTGCTGGCACCCACTCTGGGGGCACACTCTGGACTTCTACCCTCTGCCCCCTACACCCAGGTGAGCTCGTCTACTCCCATCCATTGCCACCCACTCTGGGGACCAGAGATTCCATAATGACGGAGGTCTGGCCAGGCACCTAAATATGACAGGAGACCAGCCATGAGCAGGTGGGTGGAGCACCTGTCTGCGAGGCGCTGGGAACTGCTCAGCTGCAGCTAATTGTCAGCCTGTGAGGCCGCAGGCCTTCCCAGTGTTTAAACAATAGCCACAGGCCAGGgaggtggttcctgcctgtaattccagcactttgggaggccgaggtgggtagatcacctgaggtcaggagttcaagaccagcctggccacatggcaaaactccatctctactaaaaatacagaaattagctgggtgtagtggcacacacctgtaatcccagctactcgagaggctgatgcaggagaatcgcttgaacccaggaggcaaaggttgcagtgagcagagattgcgtcattgcgctccaacctgggtgatagagcgagattttgtctcaaaaaaaaaaagaaaaagataaagagctGTAAATCCACATAAAAGGATGAAATCACTCCATTTTAAAGTGTGGGTATCCAGGCCAGgcgtgatgactcatgcctgtaatcccagcactttgggaggccaaggccggcggatcatctgcggtcaggagttcaagaccagcctggccaacgtgataaaaccccgtctctactaaaaatacaaaaattagctgggcatggtggcgcatgcctgtaatcccagctacgcgggaggctgaggcaggagaatcacttgaacctgggaggcagaggttgcagtgaggcgagattgcaccactgcactccagcctgagcgagagagtgagatgctgtctcaaaaaataataataatagtaaataaataataaggtaaaataaaatggtaacCAGTTATATTATAGTTTCTTTCAAGCTCAATGCAGGCCCCATCCAGCCCTGGCACTGCCAGCTTTCCCTTTCTGGTCAGTGGTGATGCCTCTACCTCCAGGCAGCCTTCCCTCCTGAGCCTCAGGTCTGCTCATCCTTCAGCTTCCCACTGGATCTGGCCCCATGCCCACAGACACCACTgacctcccaccctcccccagcATCTGCTCCTCTTCCTGGTTCCCTGCCTGGACCAAGGGCACCGCAACCTGCCAGGACCCCCAAGCCAGAGTCAATGAGGTATCAGCCCTGACCTTTCTGCCCAGCCAACAACCAGGCCAGACTCCAAAGCAGTCACTCAATATCCCTGGGCCTGCCTGCCCCTTCCTCCCACACCCCTATGGCCTCAGAGGGCGGGGCACCTGCATAGTTGGGCTCAGGGTCCTCCGTCTCGTCGGGACTGTCCAGGGGCTCCAGGAAGGACGCTGGGATCCAGCCTCGCTTTGCTTTCATCTGGCAAAACCACCAACCTGCACCAGGGTGTGGGAATGGGACTGAGGGGCGGGCCGGGCAGCTCTCTGCAGCCATCAGGGATGGTgaggacacagggacacagacaGAGACGTCCAACGCTCAGATTCAGAAATGTCACCTTCACCACACTGGACCACGAAGTCACAtgaatgcatgcacacatgctcacAAAATCACAACCTTGAGCTCACTCCATAATGAGCAGACGGTCCCATGCCCACCCAGACATGCACACCCTGGCCCGCCATGCACAGATGCCCACAGCCACCACAGGGTGCACACTCAGAGAGAGGGCGACCCACAGTGTGGGGAGGACATTCAGGGACCCCGAAAGAGCCAGAGTCCTCCCAGGGCCAGGCTGCCTGAGCCTTGGCAGGAGGCTTGTGGCTGTGGATCCCAAGCACCAGGGGAAGGATCCTGGTGGGGCGGGAAGTCTGACCGCTTTCATTCTTCTCCACGACCTCCACCACGTCCCCCACGGCCAACGCCATCTCGGAGCCTGAGGTCTTCTCGTAGTCAGCGATGGCGCGGTACGTCTGCAGGATGATGGGGCCGGTGATGTCTGGGGCGGAGGGAGGGCCGGGTGAGTGGGCACCGCAGGGTCCATCTGGGCCAACAGAATGGGCACTGGTGTCCTGAGTCTCTGTCCCCTGTATTTCCTGAGTGCCTAGCGTGCTCCAGGCTTTGGCCTCACGCTTCAAATGTGTCCTTGTTCTCATCTGATGAAGTTAGCAAGCCTCtcccaactttctttcttttttggagacagagccttgctctgttgcccaggctggagtacagtggcatgatcacagctcacgacagtcctggactcctgggctcaagcaatctccctgcctcagcctcctgagtagctgggactacaggtgtatgtcaccatgcctgcctaaattttttttttttttgatctggagtttcactcttattgtccTAAagtgagtgcaatggcgtgatctcagctcactgcaacctccgcctcctgggttcaagtaattctcctgcctcagcctcccaagtagctgggattacaggcgcccaccaccacacccagctaatttttgtattattagtagagacggggtttcaccatgttgcccaggctagcctcgaactcctgacctcaggtgatccacctgcctcagcctcccaaagtgctaggattacaggtgggagccaccttgcccagcccccagctaatttttgtagagatggggtcttgtgatgttgccctggctgctcttgaattcccgGGCTcaaagggattctcccacctcggctttttaaagtgttgggattacaggcgtggagccaccgcacctggcctttttgtaactttttttttgttgttcgtgatggagtctcgctctgtcgcccaggctggagtacagtggtgcaatcttggctcactgtgacctctacctcccaggttcaagcaatttccctgcctcagcctcctgagtagctgggactacaggcacctgccaccgcacctggcaatttttgtattttcagtagagatggagtttcgccatattggtcaggctggtctcgaactccagacctcatgtgatcctcccgcttggcctcccaagtgctgggattacaggcatgaaccatggcacCTGGTCTTTTCCTAACTTTAAGGTGCACCCGAAGGCCCTGGGGCGTTGCTAAAATGCCTGTCCTGTTCAGTAGGTCCACGGGGACCCGGAGTCTGCGTCTCTCGCCAGCCCTTCATCCAACCCTGGAGGCACTGATGCTGTTTCTTATTGGCTGAGTTCACTCTTCTCAACATTcctgtgttgaagtcctaaccccccagtaccttatttggagacagaatcttgcaagaggtaattaagttaaaatgagatcattagagtgggccctaatcccACAGGcctggtgtcctcataagaagaaaagccgggcacagcggctcctgtctgtaatcccagcactctgggaggcggacgcaggaggattgcttgagggcaagcctttaagaccagcctcggcaatgtAGTGAGaacccagctctacaaaaaaatcagaaattagctgggcatgggggcacacacctgtaatcccggctacttggggggctgagcggggaggatcccttcagcccgggaggtcgaggctgcagtgagctatgatcacagcacttcactccagcctgggcaatagcccAAAACCTGTCCATGAAAACAGCAAAAGCGAGacagtggctggcacagagtaagtgctcTTACTGTTATCAGCAGTGACGTGGCTGCGCACGAAGTGTTAAAGCTGTCACGCCCTGCGTCACCTCTAAcagccactttggcctccaaaaccTGTGCATTCGTTCAGCCACAAACATCCCCCCAGCTGCCGGAAGCCAGGGTCTGCGCTGGTCTCGGCACTGACACCTGCAGGAGGCTCCTTTCATTCCCCAGTGACCTTCCAAAcaccca
This Callithrix jacchus isolate 240 chromosome 2, calJac240_pri, whole genome shotgun sequence DNA region includes the following protein-coding sequences:
- the NCF1 gene encoding neutrophil cytosol factor 1 isoform X3, which gives rise to MGDTFIRHIALLGFEKRFVPSQHYVYMFLVKWQDLSEKVVYRRFAEIYEFHKTLKEMFPIEAGEINPENRIIPHLPAPRWFDGQRAAENRQGTLTEYCSTLMGLPAKISRCPHLLDFFKVRPDDLKLPTDSQTKKPETYLMPKDGKSTAADITGPIILQTYRAIADYEKTSGSEMALAVGDVVEVVEKNESGWWFCQMKAKRGWIPASFLEPLDSPDETEDPEPNYAGEPYVAIKSYTAVEGDEVSLLEGEAIEVIHKLLDGWWVIRKDDVTGYFPSMYLQKSGQDLSQAQRQIKRGAPPRRSSIRNVQSIHQRSRKRLTQDAYRRNSVRFLQQRRRQARPGPQSPRSPLEEEPQTQRAKPQPAVPPRPSADLILNRCSESTKRKLASAV
- the NCF1 gene encoding neutrophil cytosol factor 1 isoform X2, yielding MFVSHPGQPQRCPSPQTSGFSSGGSGSLGAHSKASWELNGVPPTLAFLQVYMFLVKWQDLSEKVVYRRFAEIYEFHKTLKEMFPIEAGEINPENRIIPHLPAPRWFDGQRAAENRQGTLTEYCSTLMGLPAKISRCPHLLDFFKVRPDDLKLPTDSQTKKPETYLMPKDGKSTAADITGPIILQTYRAIADYEKTSGSEMALAVGDVVEVVEKNESGWWFCQMKAKRGWIPASFLEPLDSPDETEDPEPNYAGEPYVAIKSYTAVEGDEVSLLEGEAIEVIHKLLDGWKDDVTGYFPSMYLQKSGQDLSQAQRQIKRGAPPRRSSIRNVQSIHQRSRKRLTQDAYRRNSVRFLQQRRRQARPGPQSPRSPLEEEPQTQRAKPQPAVPPRPSADLILNRCSESTKRKLASAV
- the NCF1 gene encoding neutrophil cytosol factor 1 isoform X1, whose product is MFVSHPGQPQRCPSPQTSGFSSGGSGSLGAHSKASWELNGVPPTLAFLQVYMFLVKWQDLSEKVVYRRFAEIYEFHKTLKEMFPIEAGEINPENRIIPHLPAPRWFDGQRAAENRQGTLTEYCSTLMGLPAKISRCPHLLDFFKVRPDDLKLPTDSQTKKPETYLMPKDGKSTAADITGPIILQTYRAIADYEKTSGSEMALAVGDVVEVVEKNESGWWFCQMKAKRGWIPASFLEPLDSPDETEDPEPNYAGEPYVAIKSYTAVEGDEVSLLEGEAIEVIHKLLDGWWVIRKDDVTGYFPSMYLQKSGQDLSQAQRQIKRGAPPRRSSIRNVQSIHQRSRKRLTQDAYRRNSVRFLQQRRRQARPGPQSPRSPLEEEPQTQRAKPQPAVPPRPSADLILNRCSESTKRKLASAV